A genomic window from Populus nigra chromosome 7, ddPopNigr1.1, whole genome shotgun sequence includes:
- the LOC133698695 gene encoding NDR1/HIN1-like protein 13 — protein MADRVHPRDDSPPQTTEFKPPPAAVHYPESPTKPDAPRSEKPVPPPPGTYVIQIPKDQVYRVPPPENAKRHERLTRRKRSRSPCCCCLCWLLALLAALIFLVGVAAAVFYFVFRPEAPDYSVERLSISGFNLTSSRWVSPEFDVTVRANNPNDKIGIYYRRGSSVDVYYDSVKMATGSLPIFYQGTNNVTVFVTPLKGSAVELTSGDRTAMIDEVGKGQVPFKLTLRAPVKIKVGSVETWEITVKVDCDLTVDKLTATAEIGSKKCDYGVDLW, from the coding sequence ATGGCCGACAGAGTTCATCCCCGAGACGACTCACCACCACAAACCACCGAGTTCAAGCCTCCTCCCGCAGCAGTACATTACCCAGAGTCGCCAACAAAACCTGATGCTCCTCGGTCAGAGAAACCGGTCCCACCGCCACCAGGAACTTACGTCATCCAAATCCCCAAAGATCAAGTCTACCGAGTCCCACCACCGGAAAATGCTAAACGCCACGAGCGTCTCACCCGCCGCAAGCGTAGCCGTagcccctgctgctgctgcctcTGCTGGCTTCTTGCACTCCTCGCCGCCTTAATCTTCCTCGTTGGCGTCGCTGCTGCTGTGTTCTATTTTGTGTTCCGCCCGGAGGCACCGGATTATTCAGTCGAGCGTTTGTCGATTTCGGGGTTTAATCTGACGTCATCAAGATGGGTCTCTCCGGAATTTGACGTCACTGTGAGAGCGAATAACCCTAACGATAAAATTGGGATTTATTATAGAAGAGGAAGTTCCGTTGATGTTTACTATGACAGCGTTAAAATGGCCACCGGATCGTTACCGATTTTCTACCAAGGGACAAACAATGTGACTGTGTTTGTAACGCCGTTAAAGGGTTCTGCCGTTGAGTTGACGAGCGGGGATCGTACGGCGATGATCGATGAGGTTGGCAAAGGACAGGTGCCGTTTAAGCTGACTTTGAGGGCTCCGGTTAAGATTAAGGTTGGTTCTGTTGAGACATGGGAGATTACTGTTAAAGTTGACTGTGATTTAACAGTGGATAAACTAACGGCAACTGCAGAGATTGGGTCTAAAAAATGTGATTATGGTGTGGATTTGTGGTAG